Part of the Ziziphus jujuba cultivar Dongzao chromosome 8, ASM3175591v1 genome is shown below.
cttccattCTCTCTCTGCGTCTCATGGGATCGGTGAGTATCCAAATttgctttataaatttttacattaCTTGTTCTTCACATGATTACTGCTATTTTTCTTAAGTTtgtgttactttttttttttaaataatttttttaatgaataaatgaGAGAAAATGGAATTTGAATCTGGGTTTGAGTTTGAGTTTTCAATTTGTTTGatttgaaaaccaaaataataaaagaaaataaagatttatttcttctttggCTGTAGGTGGAGAGGGGTTttggaatttagaaatatatagCACGGGATTTGGGTTGTTATAtaatttgggttttgtttttggtcttcttccttttttgtttttttgtttctgggttttctcatatatatatatatatatatatatattcttttggattattaaaaaagtttaattgtatattttaaattgtatCCTCTATTTGCTAGAGCAGCTTTTGTCAAAgagggaaagaaaataaaagataaggTAAATTCAAGTCAATCTATTGGACTAGGttcaggaatttttttttttaaaaaaaaaaaaattggaaaattttcaatttttttgtggaTCATGGATGTATTAAAAATCAGGGATACAACGTTTTGATGGGTATTTTCCTCATGAACGTGTAGGCCACCAAcacaaaaaacaatttttttatcgtttaaaattacaattactGTTTGATATCTTGCCTGGTGAATGAGATTTATggtccaaaataaattatttttaatattccatATATTTGCTTATCCAGTGGCTGCAATGATTTGTCAAAAATGTTTGTCAAATCCATTTGAACAGGGAATGGGtccctatttatatatattaacatatcaAAGAATTCCCACcgtattatttgttgaacctatTTGTTTGATCATTTTTAGCTTCTCAATTTTACTACAGAATCAAGAAATATGATGTTAAGTTTGGCATAGAGATCAAACATAAAGGATAAGAGATGGTGGCGGATTCATGGTTTCGAAGTCTGTGGAAGACTCCAAAAAGGCATGAGGCTACTTCTGGGAAAGCAGTGATTGGAGTTTTGGCATTTGAAGTTGCAAGCCTGATGTCTAAGCTGGTCTATTTATGTCACACTTTGAGTGATAAGCAGGTTAACAGGTTGCGCGAAGAGATCACACGTTCAATGGGTATAAAGAAGCTTGTGTCAGAGGACGATACCTATATTGCGAAATTAATATGCGATGAGATGATTGAGAATGTTATACATGTGGCAAAATCTGTGGCAAGACTTGGGAAAAAATGCAGTGATCCTAGTTTGAAGAACTTTGAGAAAGCTTTTTGTGATTTCATCGACACCGATATTGATACATATGGGTGGCAATTTACATggaagaaaatggaaaagaaagctAAGAAGATGGAAAGATTTATCTCAGTCAATTCAAATTTGTATCAAGAGATGGAAGTGCTTACAGATCTTGAGCAGACATTGAGGAGAATGAAGGGTAATGATGACTCAGGTGGTGTCAATGTACTCGAGTTTCAGAAGAAGGTTACAGGGAAGCAGCAGGACGTTAAGTATCTTAAAAGTATCTCTCTATGGAACAGGACTTATGATTACACAGTTCTGCTCTTGGCAAGATCTTTATTTACGATATTCAGGAGGGTTCCACATGTGTTTGGAATGCAACAAATAATGAATGTTGGTGAAACTGAAGCTTCTGGGTTTATAAATTCTGAACAAATTCATCGCAGCCAGTCAGTTTCAGCATTATTGCAAACTTCCATCCATCCATCTAATAATGGTCTTCCTAGATTTGCCTCTGGCCCTCTTGATATGTTTGCAGCTAAATCAGGCCCAAtttcaaaaccaaataaaaccaACAATTTCTATTCAGGCCCTCTTGTGGGTAGTGCCTCAGCTACAGAATCAACCAATGCTTCTGAGAAATATAGAAATATGTTTTATTCAGGTCCTCTTGGGAAGTCAACAAAATCAGGTCCATTTTCCAGAATGAGAAAAACCAGCAAGAAGATATGGGGGACTCATAACCATGCAAATGCCAATGAGAAGAAGTCGCAAATGAAATCTAATCGATTGACTCAAGTAGGACCTTTCAAGGGATGCATGATGGCTGGAAGTGGTTCCCCTGTCACCAATTGCCACTTGAGTTCAAATAGTATTCATTCTAGACTTCTTAATGGAGCCAGTGGTGCCAATACAAACCATCCTGCTCCTGGCATTACAATGAATACAAATTCGACTATTTTCAAGAGCAAGTTTTTGGATCCTCCACCAGATACTCTTGGTGCTGCTGCCTTGGCTTTGCACTATGCAAATGTTATCATTGTAATTGAGAAGCTGGCATCTTCTCCACACTTGATTGGTCTTGATGCAAGAGACGATCTATACAATATGTTGCCTGCGAGTGTGAGAAATACTCTTAGGGCAAAGCTAAAGCCACACACCAAGAGTGTGGCTTATGATACAGAGCTTGCCAAAGAATGGAATGATGCTATGTCAGGAATATTAGAGTGGTTAGCACCACTTGCTCATAATATGATCAGATGGCAATCTGAGCGGAGTTATGAGCAACAGAGCTTGGTTTCAAGAACAAATGTGCTTCTGGTACAAACCCTTTACTTTGCAAATCAGGAGAAGACAGAAGAAACAATTATTGAACTTCTTGTTGGTCTTAATTACATTTGGAGGCTTGGTAGAGAATTCAATGCAAATGCTCTACTAGAGTGTGCTAGCAGTAGAATATACGATGAGTATTTGGATCTGGATGGATGAAATTGTTTTCATCTCGTGGAAATTACAAAACAATCGTGATTTTATAACTAGCTAAAGGTGTTTGGCAAAGGCCCTTAACCTTGCTAGTTCATAAGGCTTCTCAATCTTTCCTGGCAGACGTTGATCATTGCTTTGGTGGAGAAGAGAGAAAACCACCTATACCATTGAGATTTCGATGCCCGGTATGCATTCTTGGTGAGTTAAAAGGTATAGATTTtagattccaattttttttttttttttgggttgttctTTAGGTGAGGAATCCTAGCCATCACAACAAATTGGCCTCGCTTTCACTTCCTCATAAAGCACAGTCTGCCATTTATAATTTAAGTTGATGCACTCTTGAGAGTTGTATATTTATTATCTACTTTCTTCTGTAATAGTTGTAAATTTCCCATATAGAAGATTTTCTTAATAGGTAGGTGTTATTTAATGATCAAGCATGTTTCTTATGAGTGGCTATCTGTAATCTTGGTAATCTTTATGCCACTCTGAGACTGAATGATATGTTGGTTATATCAGCATTCAAGTTTTGAATGTATGGTTTAGAATCATCTGGTTAAGTGTCTGAATATTGAATCTATTTCTTGTGCtgcgttatttatttatttgcttttactacacgtttgttttccttaataaGAATACTAGTTGTCACCATTGATGACCCATTGCCAGTAGATGATAGGCACTGTATTGCTTCTTAGTTTAACATGGTGGTCGGTTTCATGCAATTGTCATAAGTTGTTATTTTCCTTTGTTAGGAAAAAGTACAGAAACCTTACTAAACTTACTTATCCAGAAACCTTACTAAACTTACTTAtcaattaatgtaaaaaaaaataatatgaaactaAATATGCATTGAAACATAACACAACCCAGTAAAGCACATGATAGTTAAATAAGTTTGTATATGtactattatttgaaaaaagttaaccaaaaaaaagaaaaaaaaaaactaccatGTAAATTGTTATATAACCTAATAATACTGTTTTAGTCATAAT
Proteins encoded:
- the LOC107413087 gene encoding protein PSK SIMULATOR 1, encoding MVADSWFRSLWKTPKRHEATSGKAVIGVLAFEVASLMSKLVYLCHTLSDKQVNRLREEITRSMGIKKLVSEDDTYIAKLICDEMIENVIHVAKSVARLGKKCSDPSLKNFEKAFCDFIDTDIDTYGWQFTWKKMEKKAKKMERFISVNSNLYQEMEVLTDLEQTLRRMKGNDDSGGVNVLEFQKKVTGKQQDVKYLKSISLWNRTYDYTVLLLARSLFTIFRRVPHVFGMQQIMNVGETEASGFINSEQIHRSQSVSALLQTSIHPSNNGLPRFASGPLDMFAAKSGPISKPNKTNNFYSGPLVGSASATESTNASEKYRNMFYSGPLGKSTKSGPFSRMRKTSKKIWGTHNHANANEKKSQMKSNRLTQVGPFKGCMMAGSGSPVTNCHLSSNSIHSRLLNGASGANTNHPAPGITMNTNSTIFKSKFLDPPPDTLGAAALALHYANVIIVIEKLASSPHLIGLDARDDLYNMLPASVRNTLRAKLKPHTKSVAYDTELAKEWNDAMSGILEWLAPLAHNMIRWQSERSYEQQSLVSRTNVLLVQTLYFANQEKTEETIIELLVGLNYIWRLGREFNANALLECASSRIYDEYLDLDG